A genomic stretch from Phoenix dactylifera cultivar Barhee BC4 unplaced genomic scaffold, palm_55x_up_171113_PBpolish2nd_filt_p 000824F, whole genome shotgun sequence includes:
- the LOC120103713 gene encoding beta-glucuronosyltransferase GlcAT14A-like, which translates to MEFIKARVPLLPTMEKKWALCPLALSTAVCIFLVVASFNMGHLCSLPSIFSNFRDGNSMTSRSAFVESKLADRPPPPAGPTIPRLAYLVSGSKGDLDLLWRTLQALYHPRNLYVVHLDLESPAAERLELASRVANDTLLREVGNVHVITKANMVTYRGPTMVANTLHACAILLKKSKDWDWFINLSASDYPLVTQDDILHTFSSLPRNLNFVDHTSRLGWKAGQRAKPLIIDPGLYMSQKKDIFSATQSRELPTAFKLFTGSAWMALTREFVEYCIWGWDNLPRTVLMYYTNFVSSPEGYFHTVICNTPEFMHTVVNHDLHYISWDVPPKQHPHILSLADVPKMIGSSAPFARKFSRNDTVLDKIDADLLGRKNGSFVPGGWCEGSPPCSAAGDPTQLKPGPGADRLAKLMERVVYSERFASKQCK; encoded by the exons ATGGAATTTATTAAGGCAAGAGTTCCTCTGCTTCCAACCATGGAGAAGAAATGGGCATTATGCCCGTTGGCCTTGAGCACCGCCGTCTGTATCTTTCTCGTCGTGGCCTCTTTCAACATGGGCCACCTCTGCTCCCTCCCCAGCATCTTCTCCAACTTCCGAGACGGGAATTCGATGACCTCGAGATCCGCCTTCGTGGAATCCAAGCTTGCCGACCGCCCACCGCCGCCTGCCGGCCCGACGATTCCCCGGCTGGCCTACTTGGTCTCGGGATCCAAGGGCGACCTGGACCTCCTGTGGAGGACGTTGCAGGCTCTCTACCACCCCCGGAACCTCTACGTGGTCCACTTGGACTTGGAATCGCCGGCTGCCGAGAGACTGGAATTGGCTTCTCGGGTGGCGAATGATACGCTTCTCCGCGAGGTCGGTAACGTTCATGTGATCACTAAGGCTAACATGGTGACATATCGAGGGCCGACCATGGTTGCCAACACTCTCCATGCTTGTGCTATACTTCTCAAGAAGAGCAAGGACTGGGACTGGTTCATAAACCTCAGCGCCTCCGACTATCCTCTTGTAACGCAAGATG ATATCCTCCACACTTTTTCATCGCTGCCCAGGAATTTGAATTTCGTCGACCATACAAGTCGATTGGGATGGAAGGC GGGGCAGAGGGCAAAGCCATTGATCATAGACCCGGGGCTTTATATGTCCCAGAAGAAGGATATCTTCTCGGCGACTCAGAGTAGAGAGCTACCAACTGCATTTAAGCTGTTTACAG GCTCTGCATGGATGGCCCTGACCCGGGAGTTTGTTGAGTACTGTATCTGGGGCTGGGACAACCTGCCAAGAACTGTCCTCATGTACTACACCAATTTCGTTTCCTCCCCTGAAGGCTATTTCCACACAGTCATCTGCAACACGCCCGAGTTCATGCACACCGTCGTGAACCATGACCTCCACTACATTTCATGGGATGTGCCCCCAAAGCAGCACCCTCACATCCTCTCCCTCGCCGACGTCCCTAAAATGATCGGCAGCAGCGCACCCTTCGCCCGCAAGTTCAGCAGAAACGACACAGTACTGGATAAGATTGATGCAGATCTCCTAGGCCGGAAGAACGGGAGCTTTGTCCCTGGTGGTTGGTGTGAGGGAAGTCCGCCGTGCTCGGCAGCCGGGGACCCGACACAGCTGAAGCCGGGACCAGGGGCTGACAGGCTAGCTAAGCTTATGGAAAGAGTAGTTTACTCAGAGAGGTTTGCTTCGAAGCAGTGTAAATAA
- the LOC120107321 gene encoding uncharacterized protein LOC120107321: MEEKVAMREREWIHGGVSLSAMVLGFFEEGGGNELGRDPFEVDGECSDEEDGGDGSESNARENKAFWKTQHQLLQEALSRDSLAEAKVRMSTEDAVKKMQSMGLVCICPNRMAKGCRNCALRHITERLREAGYNSALCKSKWSRSLDIPSGEHSYVDVVMEAKNGRRNPIRVVIELNLRAEFEMARASEEYNQLVNCLPEVFVGKSEKLKNAIKIMCSAAKKCMKDNKMHLGPWRKHKYMQSKWLGTPERMDPGPGAPFLPTAASDRQPKLRASMLTFDLHRTAVEVI, encoded by the exons ATGGAGGAAAAGGTGGCCATGAGAGAGAGGGAGTGGATACACGGTGGAGTGAGCCTTTCTGCAATGGTGTTGGGGTTCTTTGAAGAAGGGGGAGGAAATGAACTGGGCCGCGACCCATTCGAGGTTGATGGTGAATGCAGCGATGAAGAGGATGGCGGAGATGGCTCGGAAAGTAATGCTCGAGAAAACAAGGCTTTCTGGAAGACCCAACACCAGCTCCTCCAA GAGGCCTTGTCCCGGGATAGCTTGGCGGAAGCGAAGGTACGGATGTCTACAGAGGATGCCGTGAAGAAGATGCAATCCATGGGACTTGTCTGCATCTGCCCGAATCGAATGGCCAAGGGATGCCGGAATTGTGCACTAAGGCACATCACCGAAAGGCTCCGGGAAGCAGGATATAACAGCGCCCTTTGCAAGTCCAAGTGGAGTCGGTCCCTGGATATCCCTTCAG GGGAACACAGCTACGTAGACGTGGTGATGGAGGCAAAGAACGGCAGAAGGAACCCAATTAGAGTAGTCATAGAGCTGAACCTCCGTGCGGAGTTTGAGATGGCGAGAGCCAGCGAGGAATACAACCAGCTTGTAAACTGCCTTCCGGAGGTCTTCGTTGGCAAGTCGGAGAAGCTAAAGAATGCGATCAAGATCATGTGCTCGGCGGCGAAGAAGTGCATGAAGGATAACAAGATGCACTTGGGGCCATGGAGGAAGCACAAGTACATGCAGTCTAAATGGCTCGGAACACCCGAGAGGATGGACCCTGGCCCTGGGGCGCCGTTCCTCCCAACGGCGGCGTCCGACCGGCAACCAAAGCTTAGAGCTTCCATGCTGACCTTTGACTTGCACCGCACTGCTGTGGAAGTCATTTGA